The following proteins come from a genomic window of Chryseobacterium glaciei:
- the rplN gene encoding 50S ribosomal protein L14, with the protein MLQTESRLKVADNTGAKEVLVIRVLGGTRRRYASVGDKIVVTIKASTPSGNAKKGQVSKAVVVRTKKAVRRKDGSYIKFEDNACVLLNAGGEMRGTRVFGPVARELRDKEYMKIISLAPEVL; encoded by the coding sequence ATGTTACAAACAGAATCAAGATTAAAAGTTGCTGATAACACTGGTGCTAAAGAGGTACTAGTAATCAGAGTTCTGGGTGGTACCAGAAGAAGATATGCTTCAGTTGGTGATAAGATTGTAGTTACTATCAAGGCTTCTACACCATCAGGAAACGCAAAGAAAGGTCAAGTATCTAAAGCGGTAGTAGTAAGAACTAAAAAAGCAGTTAGAAGAAAAGATGGTTCATACATCAAATTCGAAGACAATGCTTGTGTTTTACTAAACGCTGGTGGAGAAATGAGAGGAACACGTGTTTTCGGACCTGTTGCTCGTGAGTTGAGAGACAAAGAATATATGAAGATCATTTCATTGGCTCCTGAAGTACTTTAA
- a CDS encoding DeoR/GlpR family DNA-binding transcription regulator codes for MEKLQPRHTDILKEIDEKDYVLVQELCEKFNVSSVTIRKDLTYLESLGLLFRNHGGASKHVRYAYEKNVGEKESINVEAKQNIAKAALQLIQENDCIILASGTTMHYLARMLVNFGQLTVLTSSLRVALELCNNPNINIIQLGGEVRKSSTSIVGSISETILKQFSCNKLFLGVDGIDMEFGISTSNAAEAHLNQLMIECSEKVVILADSSKLNKKGFGKIAPLDKIDYLVTDDGILEEDRSGLEERGVSVITK; via the coding sequence ATGGAAAAGTTACAGCCAAGGCATACTGATATATTAAAGGAAATAGACGAAAAAGACTATGTTCTTGTTCAGGAATTGTGTGAAAAGTTTAATGTTTCCTCAGTTACGATCCGAAAGGATTTGACGTATTTAGAAAGTTTAGGCTTGCTATTTCGTAATCACGGAGGAGCAAGTAAGCATGTGAGATACGCCTATGAAAAGAATGTTGGTGAAAAGGAAAGCATTAATGTAGAAGCAAAACAAAATATTGCTAAAGCTGCCTTGCAATTGATACAGGAAAATGACTGTATTATATTGGCTTCCGGAACAACGATGCATTATCTTGCCAGAATGCTGGTGAATTTTGGTCAGCTTACCGTGCTTACTTCTTCTTTAAGAGTTGCACTTGAGCTTTGTAATAATCCTAACATTAATATTATACAGTTAGGAGGGGAGGTTAGAAAAAGTTCTACTTCTATAGTGGGTTCTATTTCGGAAACTATTCTTAAACAGTTTTCGTGCAATAAATTATTCCTCGGAGTTGATGGTATTGATATGGAGTTTGGAATAAGTACGTCCAATGCTGCAGAAGCACATCTTAATCAACTTATGATTGAATGTTCTGAGAAAGTCGTGATATTGGCAGATTCTTCAAAACTTAATAAAAAAGGATTCGGAAAGATCGCTCCTCTGGATAAAATAGATTATCTGGTAACTGATGACGGAATCTTAGAAGAAGACAGAAGCGGGCTTGAAGAAAGAGGGGTTTCTGTTATTACAAAATAA
- the rpmC gene encoding 50S ribosomal protein L29, with translation MKQAEIKNLSAEDIQAKLAEAKAEFTKMKLAHKISPLENPIQIRDLRRTIARLNTELTNKQQ, from the coding sequence ATGAAACAAGCTGAAATTAAAAATCTAAGCGCTGAAGATATTCAAGCAAAATTGGCTGAAGCTAAAGCTGAATTCACTAAAATGAAATTAGCTCACAAAATAAGCCCACTTGAAAATCCAATTCAAATCAGAGATTTGAGAAGAACGATCGCAAGACTAAATACTGAGTTAACTAACAAACAACAATAA
- the rplW gene encoding 50S ribosomal protein L23: MSLIIKPVISEKANYLTDLRGAYSFLVQPKANKIQIKNAIEQAYGVKVADVRTMIYAPKVSSKYTKKGLQVGKTNKLKKAVITLAEGEVIDIFAVN; the protein is encoded by the coding sequence ATGTCACTAATTATTAAACCAGTTATTTCAGAAAAAGCAAACTATCTTACAGATTTAAGAGGTGCTTATTCTTTCTTAGTACAACCTAAGGCGAATAAAATCCAGATTAAAAATGCAATAGAGCAAGCTTATGGTGTAAAAGTAGCAGACGTTAGAACGATGATTTATGCGCCTAAAGTTTCTTCGAAATACACGAAAAAAGGTCTTCAAGTAGGAAAGACAAACAAATTGAAAAAAGCGGTTATCACTCTTGCAGAAGGGGAAGTAATCGATATTTTTGCTGTAAATTAA
- the rpsN gene encoding 30S ribosomal protein S14, with protein sequence MAKESMKARERKREATVAKYAEKRKALKEAGDYEGLQKLPKNASPVRLHNRCKLTGRPRGYMRTFGLSRVTFREMANNGLIPGVKKASW encoded by the coding sequence ATGGCTAAAGAATCAATGAAAGCGCGTGAGCGCAAAAGAGAAGCTACTGTAGCTAAATACGCTGAGAAAAGAAAAGCTTTAAAAGAAGCTGGTGATTATGAAGGACTTCAAAAATTACCAAAAAATGCTTCTCCTGTAAGATTACACAACAGATGTAAACTAACAGGTAGACCAAGAGGTTACATGAGAACTTTCGGTCTTTCAAGAGTAACTTTCCGTGAAATGGCCAACAACGGTCTTATTCCGGGAGTGAAAAAAGCTAGTTGGTAG
- the rpsS gene encoding 30S ribosomal protein S19, protein MARSLKKGPFIAYTLDKKVQANIEAGKKTVIKTWSRASMISPDFVGQTIAVHNGKSFIPVYVTENMVGHKLGEFSPTRSFRGHGGNKNKGSR, encoded by the coding sequence ATGGCAAGATCACTTAAAAAAGGACCATTCATCGCATATACTTTAGATAAGAAGGTTCAGGCAAATATAGAGGCTGGAAAGAAAACAGTTATTAAAACTTGGTCTAGAGCATCAATGATCTCTCCGGACTTCGTAGGACAAACTATTGCAGTACACAACGGGAAATCTTTTATCCCTGTTTATGTTACAGAAAACATGGTTGGTCACAAGCTAGGCGAATTTTCTCCAACAAGATCTTTCAGAGGTCATGGTGGTAACAAAAACAAAGGAAGTAGATAA
- the rplD gene encoding 50S ribosomal protein L4: MELVVLNTSGKETGKKVTLDESVFGIEPNKHAVYLEVKQYLAAQRQGTHKSKERSEITASTKKLKKQKGSGSARYGDIKSPTFRGGGRVFGPKPRDYRFKLNKALKRLAKKSVLSQKMRDNSIRIVEGLSIAAPKTKDFMTILNALALNDTKSLFILPDTNKNVYLSSRNLPKTKVMKFNEISSYDLINAGEIVFLEGAVEKFQENLKK, translated from the coding sequence ATGGAACTAGTAGTATTAAATACATCAGGAAAAGAAACCGGAAAAAAAGTAACTCTAGACGAATCTGTATTCGGTATTGAGCCAAACAAGCACGCGGTTTACTTAGAAGTTAAACAGTACCTTGCTGCACAAAGACAAGGGACTCATAAATCAAAAGAAAGAAGCGAAATTACTGCTTCTACTAAGAAACTTAAGAAGCAAAAAGGATCTGGATCTGCTAGATACGGTGATATTAAATCTCCAACTTTCAGAGGTGGAGGTAGAGTATTCGGACCTAAGCCAAGAGACTACAGGTTCAAATTGAACAAAGCTCTTAAGAGATTAGCTAAGAAATCTGTTCTTTCTCAGAAAATGAGAGACAACAGCATCAGAATTGTAGAAGGATTGAGCATTGCTGCTCCTAAAACTAAAGATTTCATGACTATCTTAAATGCATTAGCATTGAACGATACTAAATCTTTATTCATTCTTCCTGATACTAACAAGAATGTATATTTATCTTCAAGAAACTTACCTAAGACTAAAGTTATGAAATTCAATGAAATTTCTTCTTATGACTTAATCAATGCAGGTGAGATCGTTTTCTTAGAAGGTGCAGTTGAAAAATTCCAGGAAAACTTAAAGAAATAA
- the rplE gene encoding 50S ribosomal protein L5, with amino-acid sequence MEYIARPKKAYKETIVPAMMEEFGYKSVMQVPRLEKIILSQGLGDATADKKIIDYAVEELTNITGQKAVGTISKKDEAAFKLRKGMPVGAKVTLRASKMYEFLDRLTASALPRIRDFSGIKADGFDGRGNYNLGITEQIIFPEIAIDKVKKIQGMDITFVTTAKTDKEAKALLTHFGLPFKKN; translated from the coding sequence ATGGAATATATCGCAAGACCCAAGAAAGCATATAAAGAAACAATTGTTCCTGCAATGATGGAAGAATTTGGGTACAAATCTGTAATGCAGGTACCTAGATTAGAAAAAATCATCCTATCTCAAGGTTTGGGTGATGCTACTGCAGACAAGAAAATTATTGATTATGCTGTAGAAGAACTTACAAATATTACTGGTCAAAAGGCTGTAGGTACTATTTCTAAGAAAGATGAAGCAGCTTTCAAATTAAGAAAAGGTATGCCTGTAGGTGCTAAGGTAACTCTTAGAGCTAGCAAAATGTACGAATTCTTAGACAGACTTACTGCTTCTGCTTTGCCACGTATTAGAGATTTCTCTGGTATTAAAGCTGATGGTTTCGATGGTAGAGGTAATTATAACTTAGGTATTACTGAGCAAATTATCTTCCCTGAGATCGCAATCGACAAAGTGAAAAAAATCCAAGGGATGGACATCACTTTCGTTACAACTGCGAAAACAGATAAAGAAGCTAAAGCATTGTTAACTCACTTCGGTTTACCTTTCAAAAAGAACTAA
- the rplC gene encoding 50S ribosomal protein L3 codes for MSGIIGKKIGMTSLFNEEGKNIPCTVIQAGPCSVLQVRTIEKDGYKAVQLGFDDKSEKNVGKALAGHFKKAGSAPKAKLVEFYREFVDQVTVGEDVTVKLFGEGEFVDVTGTSKGKGFQGVVKRHGFGGVMQATHGQHNRLRAPGSIGAGSDPSRVFKGMRMAGRMGGKQVTVQNLQVLKVDQEQNLLVVKGAVPGAKNSYVIIRKWN; via the coding sequence ATGTCAGGTATTATTGGTAAAAAAATCGGTATGACATCTTTGTTTAACGAAGAAGGAAAAAACATTCCTTGTACAGTTATCCAAGCTGGTCCATGCTCGGTTTTACAGGTCAGAACCATTGAAAAGGACGGCTATAAAGCAGTTCAATTAGGTTTCGATGACAAGAGTGAGAAGAACGTTGGTAAAGCGTTAGCTGGTCATTTTAAAAAGGCTGGTTCAGCTCCTAAAGCTAAGTTGGTAGAATTCTATAGAGAATTTGTAGACCAAGTAACAGTAGGAGAAGATGTAACTGTGAAATTATTCGGCGAAGGAGAGTTCGTTGATGTAACAGGAACTTCTAAAGGTAAAGGTTTCCAAGGTGTTGTTAAAAGACACGGATTTGGAGGTGTAATGCAAGCTACTCATGGTCAGCACAACAGACTTAGAGCTCCAGGTTCTATCGGTGCTGGATCAGATCCTTCGAGAGTATTCAAAGGAATGAGAATGGCAGGTAGAATGGGAGGTAAGCAGGTAACTGTACAAAACCTTCAAGTATTAAAAGTGGATCAAGAACAAAATCTTTTAGTAGTAAAAGGTGCTGTTCCGGGAGCTAAAAATTCTTATGTAATTATCAGAAAATGGAACTAG
- the rpsH gene encoding 30S ribosomal protein S8, with protein sequence MVTDPISDFLTRVRNAQSAGHKVVEIPASKIKKELTKILFDQGYILNYKFEESAVQGTIKIALKYDKQTSKPAIKSIQRASRPGLRQYKGSTELPRVLNGLGVAIISTSRGVMTDKKARQEKVGGEVICYVY encoded by the coding sequence ATGGTAACAGATCCAATTTCAGATTTCCTAACAAGAGTAAGGAACGCACAAAGCGCAGGCCACAAGGTGGTGGAAATTCCTGCATCGAAAATCAAAAAGGAGCTTACAAAAATCTTATTTGATCAAGGGTATATCTTAAACTACAAGTTTGAAGAGAGCGCTGTTCAAGGAACGATCAAAATAGCTTTGAAGTATGACAAACAAACTAGCAAACCTGCAATCAAGTCTATTCAAAGAGCTTCAAGACCAGGTCTAAGACAATACAAAGGTTCTACTGAACTTCCAAGAGTCTTAAACGGTTTGGGCGTAGCTATTATCTCTACTTCTAGAGGAGTAATGACAGATAAAAAAGCTAGACAAGAAAAAGTAGGCGGTGAAGTAATCTGCTATGTTTATTAA
- the rplF gene encoding 50S ribosomal protein L6, translating to MSRIGKAIITIPAGITVTQKDGVVTVKGPKGELTQELTEGITLEQNDGVLTFSRPSDSKQHRALHGLYRALINNMILGTTEGFTKKLELVGVGYRASHTGQKLELALGFSHGIVLELPKEVVIDTLTEKGKNPIITLASHDKQLLGMVAAKIRSFRKPEPYKGKGVRFVGEIVRRKAGKSA from the coding sequence ATGTCAAGAATTGGTAAAGCAATTATAACAATTCCCGCTGGAATTACTGTCACTCAAAAAGATGGTGTGGTAACTGTAAAAGGTCCTAAAGGGGAACTTACTCAGGAGCTTACAGAAGGAATTACTTTAGAACAAAACGATGGTGTGCTTACATTCAGCAGACCGTCTGATTCTAAGCAACACAGAGCGCTACACGGTTTATACCGAGCGTTAATCAATAACATGATTTTGGGAACTACTGAAGGTTTCACAAAAAAGTTAGAACTAGTAGGGGTAGGATATAGAGCTTCACACACAGGTCAAAAACTTGAGTTGGCTTTAGGATTCTCTCACGGTATCGTTTTAGAACTTCCAAAAGAAGTTGTAATTGATACATTGACTGAAAAAGGTAAAAATCCAATTATTACTTTAGCGTCTCATGACAAGCAACTTCTTGGAATGGTGGCAGCAAAAATCCGCTCATTCAGAAAGCCTGAGCCGTACAAAGGAAAAGGTGTAAGATTCGTTGGGGAAATTGTTAGACGTAAAGCTGGTAAATCTGCTTAA
- the rplP gene encoding 50S ribosomal protein L16 — MLQPKRTKFRRVHKMKMKGIAQRGNQLAYGTFGIKATEGAWITARQIEAARIAATRYMKREGQLWIKIFPDKPITKKPAEVRMGKGKGAVEYWVAVVKPGKIMFEVGGVSYEIAKEALRLAAQKLPIVTKFVVANDFVKPL, encoded by the coding sequence ATGTTACAACCAAAAAGAACCAAATTCCGTAGAGTTCATAAGATGAAGATGAAGGGGATTGCTCAAAGAGGTAATCAACTTGCTTACGGAACTTTCGGAATCAAAGCTACAGAAGGAGCTTGGATCACTGCAAGACAAATTGAAGCTGCTCGTATCGCTGCTACAAGATATATGAAGAGAGAAGGTCAACTATGGATCAAAATATTTCCAGATAAGCCAATTACTAAGAAACCAGCCGAAGTACGTATGGGTAAAGGTAAAGGTGCTGTGGAATATTGGGTAGCTGTAGTGAAGCCAGGTAAAATTATGTTCGAAGTCGGAGGAGTATCTTACGAAATCGCTAAAGAAGCATTAAGACTTGCTGCTCAAAAATTACCGATAGTTACTAAATTTGTAGTTGCTAACGATTTTGTTAAACCTCTATAA
- the rplB gene encoding 50S ribosomal protein L2 → MSVRKLKPITPGQRFRIVNNFEEITTNKPEKSLTVGISKSGGRNQTGKMTMRYTGGGHKKKYRIIDFKRNKHDVEATVKTVEYDPNRTAFIALLEYADGEKRYIIAPNGIKVDQKVVSGESVEPNIGNAMKLKNIPLGTVISCVEMKPGQGAILARSAGSSAQLTSRDGKYAIIKLPSGESRMILTECYAMIGSVSNSDHQLTVSGKAGRSRWLGRRPRTRPVVMNPVDHPMGGGEGRSSGGHPRSRNGMPAKGYKTRKKNKASNRHIISKRK, encoded by the coding sequence ATGTCTGTTAGAAAATTAAAACCTATCACCCCAGGACAGAGATTCAGAATTGTAAACAATTTTGAGGAAATTACTACTAACAAACCAGAGAAATCTCTAACTGTTGGTATTAGTAAGTCAGGTGGACGTAACCAAACTGGTAAAATGACCATGCGTTACACCGGAGGTGGACACAAAAAGAAATACAGAATTATCGACTTCAAAAGAAACAAGCATGATGTTGAAGCAACGGTAAAAACTGTAGAATATGATCCAAACAGAACTGCATTTATCGCTTTATTAGAGTATGCTGACGGAGAGAAGAGATATATCATCGCTCCAAACGGTATCAAAGTAGATCAAAAGGTAGTTTCAGGAGAAAGCGTAGAACCGAACATCGGTAACGCAATGAAATTGAAAAACATTCCATTGGGTACTGTTATTTCTTGTGTTGAAATGAAGCCTGGACAAGGTGCTATTTTAGCAAGAAGTGCTGGTTCTTCAGCTCAACTTACTTCAAGAGACGGAAAATATGCAATCATCAAATTGCCTTCAGGAGAATCTAGAATGATCCTTACTGAGTGTTATGCAATGATTGGATCTGTTTCTAACTCTGATCATCAGTTAACTGTTTCAGGTAAGGCTGGTAGAAGCAGATGGTTAGGTAGAAGACCTAGAACTAGACCGGTAGTAATGAACCCTGTAGATCACCCAATGGGAGGTGGTGAAGGACGTTCATCTGGAGGTCACCCAAGATCTAGAAACGGTATGCCTGCTAAAGGTTACAAAACCAGAAAGAAAAACAAAGCGTCTAACCGTCATATCATATCTAAACGTAAATAA
- the rplX gene encoding 50S ribosomal protein L24, with amino-acid sequence MSKLKIKRGDNVIITTGKKDIKGKTGEVIEVIKKEGKDPRVIVAGLNIVKKHVKPSASNPQGGITEKEASIHISNIALVGKDGKAIKIGYKIDGDKKVRIDKKTGETL; translated from the coding sequence ATGTCAAAGTTAAAAATAAAAAGAGGAGATAACGTAATCATTACTACTGGTAAGAAAGATATCAAAGGTAAAACTGGTGAAGTTATTGAAGTGATCAAAAAAGAAGGAAAAGACCCTAGAGTTATCGTTGCAGGACTTAACATCGTTAAAAAACACGTTAAGCCTTCAGCTTCAAATCCTCAAGGAGGAATCACAGAAAAAGAAGCTTCTATTCATATCTCAAACATAGCTTTAGTTGGTAAAGACGGAAAAGCTATCAAAATCGGTTACAAAATCGATGGAGATAAGAAAGTAAGAATCGACAAAAAAACGGGTGAAACTTTATAA
- the rplR gene encoding 50S ribosomal protein L18, with the protein MALSKVEKRIRIKRRVRGKISGTSELPRLSVYKSNKEIYAQLIDDKDGKTLASASSREKGVDANGTKSEVSAAVGKAIAAKAVAAGIEAIVFDRNGFVYHGRVKALADGAREGGLKF; encoded by the coding sequence ATGGCATTAAGTAAAGTAGAAAAAAGAATAAGAATAAAAAGAAGAGTAAGAGGGAAAATCTCTGGAACTTCTGAATTGCCAAGATTATCTGTATATAAAAGTAATAAGGAAATTTACGCTCAGTTAATCGACGATAAAGATGGCAAAACTTTAGCATCTGCTTCTTCTAGAGAGAAAGGAGTTGACGCTAATGGTACAAAAAGTGAAGTTTCTGCCGCTGTTGGTAAAGCTATTGCTGCTAAAGCAGTTGCTGCAGGAATTGAAGCTATTGTATTTGATAGAAACGGTTTCGTATACCATGGTAGAGTGAAAGCTCTAGCTGATGGCGCGAGAGAAGGAGGACTTAAATTCTAA
- the rpsE gene encoding 30S ribosomal protein S5 encodes MLGLDNIERVKPGGLELKDRLVSVNRVTKVTKGGRAFGFSAIVVVGNEEGVIGYGLGKSKEVASAIAKAVEDAKKNLVKVPVMNHTIPHQTAARYGGADIFLRPASHGTGLIAGGAVRAVLESAGIHDILSKSKGSSNPHNVVKATFKALLDIRRPEEIARMRGVSLSKVFNG; translated from the coding sequence ATGTTAGGACTAGATAATATAGAAAGAGTAAAACCGGGAGGATTAGAATTAAAAGATCGTCTCGTGTCAGTTAACAGAGTAACTAAAGTAACAAAAGGGGGTAGAGCTTTCGGGTTTTCTGCTATCGTTGTTGTTGGAAATGAAGAAGGAGTTATTGGTTACGGTTTAGGTAAATCTAAAGAGGTTGCTTCTGCAATTGCGAAAGCAGTTGAAGACGCTAAGAAAAACCTTGTAAAGGTACCTGTAATGAACCATACAATCCCTCACCAAACTGCTGCTAGATATGGTGGTGCAGATATCTTCTTGAGACCTGCTTCTCACGGTACAGGACTTATTGCAGGTGGTGCAGTAAGAGCGGTATTGGAGTCTGCTGGTATTCACGATATCCTTTCAAAATCTAAAGGATCTTCTAACCCTCACAACGTAGTGAAAGCTACTTTCAAAGCGTTATTAGACATCAGAAGACCTGAAGAAATTGCAAGAATGAGAGGAGTTTCTCTAAGTAAAGTGTTTAACGGTTAA
- the rpsQ gene encoding 30S ribosomal protein S17 translates to MMERNLRKERIGIVSSNKMEKTIVVSETTRVKHPMYGKFVLKTKKYTAHDENNECTEGDTVLIQETRPMSKSKRWRLVRIIEKAK, encoded by the coding sequence ATTATGGAAAGAAACTTAAGAAAAGAAAGAATCGGAATAGTTTCCAGCAATAAAATGGAAAAGACCATTGTTGTAAGTGAGACGACTAGAGTGAAACACCCGATGTACGGTAAATTCGTATTAAAAACGAAAAAATATACTGCACACGACGAAAACAACGAATGCACAGAAGGAGATACAGTTCTTATCCAAGAAACTAGACCTATGAGCAAGAGTAAGAGATGGAGATTAGTAAGAATCATTGAAAAAGCTAAGTAA
- the rpsC gene encoding 30S ribosomal protein S3 yields MGQKTNPIGNRLGIIRGWDSNWFGGKDYGDRIAEDYKIRRYLEARLSKGGISKIYIERTLKLVTVTITTARPGLIIGKGGQEVDKLKEELKKLTKKDIQINIFEIKRPELDAVLVADSIAKQIENRISYRRAVKMAIASTMRMGAEGIKVQISGRLNGAEMARSESFKDGRIPLSTFRADIDYHIGEALTQYGKLGVKVWIMKGEVYGKRDLMPLVGQQKKGGPSGGGNRGDRDNRRPSRDKKNN; encoded by the coding sequence ATGGGACAGAAGACAAATCCAATTGGTAACAGATTAGGTATCATCAGAGGATGGGATTCAAACTGGTTTGGTGGTAAAGATTATGGAGACAGAATCGCTGAAGACTACAAAATCAGAAGATACCTTGAAGCTAGATTATCTAAAGGTGGGATTTCAAAAATTTATATTGAAAGAACATTAAAATTAGTAACAGTAACAATCACTACTGCTAGACCGGGACTTATCATCGGTAAAGGAGGTCAGGAAGTTGACAAGTTAAAAGAAGAATTGAAGAAACTTACTAAAAAGGATATTCAAATCAATATTTTCGAAATCAAAAGACCTGAACTTGATGCAGTTTTAGTTGCTGACAGTATTGCTAAGCAAATTGAAAACAGAATTTCTTACAGAAGAGCTGTTAAAATGGCTATCGCTTCTACAATGAGAATGGGAGCTGAAGGTATCAAAGTTCAAATCTCTGGTAGATTGAACGGTGCTGAAATGGCAAGATCTGAGTCTTTCAAAGACGGAAGAATCCCATTGTCTACTTTCAGAGCAGATATCGACTATCATATCGGTGAGGCATTAACTCAGTACGGTAAGTTAGGAGTTAAGGTTTGGATCATGAAAGGAGAAGTTTACGGTAAGAGAGATCTTATGCCATTAGTAGGACAACAGAAGAAAGGTGGTCCTTCAGGAGGTGGAAACAGAGGAGATAGAGATAACAGAAGACCTTCAAGAGATAAAAAAAATAATTAA
- the rplV gene encoding 50S ribosomal protein L22 has translation MGSRKRESALARKLTNQDVVKALHNDCPSSPRKMRLVADIIRGVEVDKALYILKYSKKDASNKLEKVLLSAMANWQSKNEGADIEEANLIIKEIFVDSARQLKRLRPAPQGRGHRIRKRSNHITLILGNKEN, from the coding sequence ATGGGATCAAGAAAAAGAGAAAGTGCATTAGCACGTAAATTAACGAATCAAGATGTAGTAAAAGCATTACATAATGATTGCCCTTCTTCTCCAAGAAAGATGAGATTAGTTGCTGATATCATCAGAGGAGTTGAAGTTGACAAAGCTTTATACATTCTAAAATATTCTAAAAAAGACGCTTCTAACAAGTTAGAGAAAGTATTACTTTCTGCGATGGCCAACTGGCAGTCAAAGAACGAAGGTGCTGATATCGAAGAAGCTAATCTTATCATTAAAGAAATTTTTGTAGACAGTGCTAGACAATTGAAGAGACTAAGACCTGCACCACAAGGTAGAGGACACAGAATCAGAAAAAGATCTAACCACATTACACTAATCTTAGGTAATAAAGAAAATTAA